The Flavobacterium sp. 102 genomic interval GGTGGTGTATTTTTTCGACAGGAAATTTTGATTCATTTTCCAGGTGCGTTGTAAATCTTGACTGCCCAATCGTATTTTGCGTTCGCCGGTCTTTTTATAATAGTCATCCATCACTTGCATGATTTTCAAATGTTTCGGATTTTCTTCTTCAAACAAATGGAACTGTTTTTGGTTTTCGGGAATGATTTCGGTGACGATGACGCCCGCTTTTTTATAGATTTCGCCTTCTTCAAAAACGTCTTTCAGCATTTTTACGGCCAGGCTGCTGATCGTGATGGAAGAATTACTGGCAAAAGGCAGCGTTTCCATTTTGTAGAAATTATAACGCGATCTTTCGGTTTTGTATTTGTCTTTTCTTAAATACAGGATCACGCCATGGCAACAGGATTGCTGCTTGCGGAGCTTTTCGGCACAAACGGTAGCAAAGGTAGAAACGCGTTCTTTCATTTCGTCTAAAGTAGTGATGTTACCGGCAAAACTTCGGGTGATGGCGATGGTTTTCTTGTCTTTGGGCAATTCCATTTCTAAGACCGATTTCCCTTCGAGCTCATACTTTAATCGCAAACCTACTACGCCCATAGTGGTTTTGATAAAGGGTTCGTTGTGTGGCAAAGTGAAATCATACGCGGTGTTGATGTTCTTGGCCTTCATTTTTTTAGTCAGGCGAAAGCCAATGCCCCAAACATCTTCAATCTTAGTCCATTTCAAGGCTTTTAAGCGCTTTTCTTCTGAATCGATTACGTAGACGCCTTGCGTTCTTTCGGGATACTTACGGGCTATTTTATTGGCGACTTTTGAAAGTGCTTTGGTTTCGGCAAAGCCAACGGATACCGGAATGCTGAGCCATTTCATGATGCGGCTTTTCATCTGCAAACCATAATCGTGAAAGTCGGGTATTTTTACGCCGTCAAAATTCATAAAAGCTTCGTCTATACTGTAAGGTTCGACATGTGGTGTAAAGCCTTCGAGTATTTTCATCACGCGATTACTCAAATCGCCGTACAGTGCATAATTGGACGAAAAGACCTGGATGTTTTTGGCTTGGAGTTCTTGGCGTACTTTAAACTCAGGCGCGCCCATCGGAATGCCGAGTGCTTTGGCTTCATCACTGCGCGAGATAATACAACCATCGTTATTGGATAAAATAACAATGGGTTTCCCAACCAATTGCGGCTGAAAAACACGTTCGCACGAAGCGTAAAAATTATTGCAATCGACTAAAGCATACATCTTGTAAAGTTACACATTAGAGGTTTATTTCTTAGATGTGTTGATAAATAAAGAAATATTATTGGAAGTTTATCTTCTTTTGTCTTGAAACAAAAGAAGCAAAAATTACTCATGCTTTTTATATTGTTTTTTAGAGGAATTCGTGAACCTTCGGTTTCAAGGCTTGACCCGAGTCCGAAGGACGAACGGATGAAATAATCTTCGGCGGTCAATTTTGGGTTTCAAGTCCTAAAAGAAAAAAACTCACTTCGTTCAGACAGTTTTTCTTTTTGCGGACTTTTCAACCCATTGACTCTCGCCTGCCAGATTCTAAGGCCGAGACCTTGCTTTAACTAATATCTTGACTGTTATTGATTTCCGATAAGCAATAAAAAACCACCAAAATTACTCTTGATGGCTTAGCTGTGTTTTAAGATTGTACCTCAGGATTAAGGTTGTTTTCCTTTTTGCTTTTGAAGAAAAGCCAACCTAAAGTTCCTGCCATCAGTAATATCCAAAACAGTGGTGTGAAGATGGTATAAATAGGTGTTAAAATATCGTACCGTAAATAGGGATTGGGATTGGTATAGTCTTCGGGAGTGATTAGAAGCCAATCTTGAACCCCATCATAAAGGTTGACTGACATTAAAACGATAACAATGATTCGCAAGATTTGAAGTGTTTTGCTCGCTGAACTTCTGGAGGACATCAAACCAATCAGTATAAATATCATGGCACTCATGTAGCCTCTGCCAAATCCCCAACCGGTGTAAGGCATTAAAGAAGTTCTTAATTCTTTATTGATGTCTAACCTCAAATAAAAGCTAAAAGTTGTAATGGCAAGGCAAAAAATAAAAAAGACGACAATATCATAAGGAATACGTTTGAGAATAGCCGATACACTTGTGTTTTCCATTTGTGATTTGATTTTTAATCCCCAAATATAAGACTTTATCTAAAAGAGGATAAAACAAAAAAACCACCAAAATTGCTTTTGATGGTTATGGTATAATGAAGTAAGGA includes:
- a CDS encoding Y-family DNA polymerase codes for the protein MYALVDCNNFYASCERVFQPQLVGKPIVILSNNDGCIISRSDEAKALGIPMGAPEFKVRQELQAKNIQVFSSNYALYGDLSNRVMKILEGFTPHVEPYSIDEAFMNFDGVKIPDFHDYGLQMKSRIMKWLSIPVSVGFAETKALSKVANKIARKYPERTQGVYVIDSEEKRLKALKWTKIEDVWGIGFRLTKKMKAKNINTAYDFTLPHNEPFIKTTMGVVGLRLKYELEGKSVLEMELPKDKKTIAITRSFAGNITTLDEMKERVSTFATVCAEKLRKQQSCCHGVILYLRKDKYKTERSRYNFYKMETLPFASNSSITISSLAVKMLKDVFEEGEIYKKAGVIVTEIIPENQKQFHLFEEENPKHLKIMQVMDDYYKKTGERKIRLGSQDLQRTWKMNQNFLSKKYTTDFNEIMKVQCR